Proteins encoded together in one Desulfurellaceae bacterium window:
- a CDS encoding L,D-transpeptidase, whose product EEERVLVVDKSCQLLQVYDYGRLVRSYPIVSARRDGRKLYEGDKRTPIGLYMVIGKRRHPRWSRFMLLDYPTPSDVARHRHHLKTGQLPGRNGSHPGPGGEIGLHGTDHAELNRVGVNWTLGCISLSNPDIRELYRTTPEGTLVYIKE is encoded by the coding sequence GGAGGAAGAGCGGGTGCTTGTCGTCGATAAGAGCTGTCAGCTGCTGCAGGTGTATGACTACGGCCGGCTTGTCCGCAGCTATCCGATCGTGTCCGCCCGCCGCGATGGACGCAAGCTGTACGAGGGCGACAAACGCACACCAATCGGTCTGTACATGGTCATCGGCAAACGTCGGCACCCCCGCTGGTCGCGTTTCATGCTGTTGGATTATCCGACCCCGTCCGATGTGGCCCGCCATCGGCACCACCTCAAGACCGGCCAGCTCCCGGGCCGCAACGGCAGCCATCCGGGTCCGGGCGGTGAAATCGGGCTGCACGGCACAGACCATGCCGAGCTGAATAGGGTTGGGGTCAACTGGACGCTCGGCTGCATCTCTCTGTCGAACCCCGACATCCGGGAACTGTACCGCACAACCCCCGAAGGCACCCTGGTGTACATTAAGGAGTAG